Proteins found in one Melospiza georgiana isolate bMelGeo1 chromosome 1, bMelGeo1.pri, whole genome shotgun sequence genomic segment:
- the TMEM106B gene encoding transmembrane protein 106B → MGKSLSHLPMHTCKEDGYDGSSVSDNVRNGLVHSEVHNEDSRCGDVSQFPYVEFTGRDSVTCPTCQGTGRIPRGQENQLVALIPYSDQRLRPRRTKLYVTASVTVCLLLSGLAVFFLFPRSIDVQYIGVKSVYVTYEQERRIIYLNITNTLNITNNNYYSVEVANITAQVQFSKTVIGKARLNNITNIGPLDMKQIDYMVPTVIQDEMSYMYDFCTLPSIKVHNIVVMMQVTVTTSYLGHPEQISQERYQYVDCGGNTTYQLGQSEYLNVLQPPQ, encoded by the exons ATGGGAAAATCGCTTTCTCACCTGCCTATGCATACGTGCAAGGAAGATGGCTATGATGGAAGCTCAGTGTCTGATAACGTCAGGAATGGTTTAGTTCACTCGGAAGTGCACAATGAGGACAGCAGATGTGGAGATGTGTCGCAGTTTCCCTATGTGGAATTTACAGGAAGGGACAGTGTCACCTGCCCaacctgccagggaacagggagaatTCCACGAG GGCAGGAAAATCAGCTGGTAGCCTTAATTCCATACAGTGATCAGAGACTGAGGCCAAGAAGAAC aaaGCTCTATGTGACTGCTTCTGTAACTGTGTGtttgctgctctctgggctggctgtatttttcttgtttcctcGCTCGATTGATGTTCAGTACATTGGTGTGAAGTCAGTTTATGTCACTTACGAACAGGAAAGGCGGATAATCTATCTCAATATTACG aaCACACTTAATATAACGAATAACAACTACTACTCTGTTGAAGTGGCAAATATCACAGCCCAAGTTCAGTTTTCAAAAACAGTTATTGGCAAAGCACGGTTAAACAACATCACCAACATTGGTCCACTGGATATGAAACAG attgaTTATATGGTGCCCACAGTCATACAAGATGAAATGAGCTACATGTA TGACTTCTGTACTTTACCATCTATCAAAGTACATAACATAGTAGTGATGATGCA AGTGACAGTGACAACCTCGTACTTAGGCCACCCTGAGCAAATATCCCAGGAGAGATACCAGTATGTGGACTGTGGAGGAAACACGACCTACCAGCTGGGCCAGTCAGAATATTTAAATGTCCTTCAGCCTCCACAGTAA